The following proteins are co-located in the Phragmites australis chromosome 10, lpPhrAust1.1, whole genome shotgun sequence genome:
- the LOC133930479 gene encoding protein CURVATURE THYLAKOID 1A, chloroplastic-like: MAATAYSVALLGGARLPTVPRSALLPRRSVCSLRLQDAPRLSLLRVKAASEDTSASGDELIEDLKAKWDAVEDKPTVLLYGGGAIVALWLTSVVVGAINSVPLLPKLLELVGLGYTGWFVYRYLLFKESRKELATDIDSLKKKIAGTE, encoded by the exons ATGGCAGCCACGGCGTACTCCGTGGCGCTCCTCGGCGGCGCACGCCTCCCCACCGTCCCGCGCTCCGCCCTTCTTCCCCGGCGCAGCGTTTGCTCCCTTCGCCTCCAAG ATGCGCCGAGGCTTTCTCTGCTCCGGGTCAAGGCCGCCTCCGAGGACACCTCGGCGTCCGGCGACGAGCTCATCGAGGACCTGAAAGCAAAG TGGGACGCCGTTGAGGACAAGCCGACCGTGCTCTTgtacggcggcggcgccatcgTCGCCCTCTGGCTGACGAGCGTGGTCGTCGGCGCCATCAACTCCGTGCCGCTG CTCCCCAAGCTCCTGGAGCTCGTTGGGCTTGGCTACACCGGCTGGTTTGTGTACCGCTACCTCCTCTTCAAG GAAAGCAGGAAAGAGTTGGCCACTGACATTGACAGCTTGAAGAAAAAGATCGCTGGAACAGAATAA